The following proteins are encoded in a genomic region of Pseudodesulfovibrio mercurii:
- the rbbA gene encoding ribosome-associated ATPase/putative transporter RbbA has translation MIPEPETPSRPDPVVRLTGVTHRYGRTLAAADVSLELPAGRMVGFIGPDGVGKSTWLGLMAGARRIQAGEVMVLGGDMRDKRHRERLFPRIAYMPQGLGKNLYPTLSVRENIDFFGRLFGQSRSERDRRIRDLLRSTGMSDFADRPARKLSGGMKQKLSLCCALVHDPDLLILDEPTTGVDPLSRRQFWELIERIRSGRPSMSVLIATAYMEEAERFDWLVAVDDGKKLAEGSPAELRERTGASSLEGAFLALLPEDRRRGHHELTIPPLHKGDTVIEAEGLTMRFGSFTAVDDVNLSVDRGEIFGFIGSNGCGKSTTMKMLTGLLEPTRGEARLLGRKLDARNMATRRRVGYMSQAFSLYGELTVRRNLELHAKLFHLTPDLARERIERLEERFGLKRFADDRPDDLPLGIRQRLQLAVAVIHRPDVLILDEPTSGVDPVARDRFWELIIDLSRQDGVTIFISTHFMNEALRCDRVALMHAGRILDTDTPRALKEKRGAATLEEAFIGYLEDASGETGEAPAGQGTFAAGERAGRGVAHPRFSPARLFSFTIRESMELKRDPIRLGMALFGTLLLMLVIGYGVNLDVNNLSFAALDQDQTTASQSYILEYEGSRYFSVRPPVSSPSDMDRRMVAGELSVVIQTPPDFGRDLDRGDAPEVGAWIDGAMPSRAEIARGYVQGVHNQALSRLAARTGGSGSLYGMPVRYRYNPEMKSIIAMVPKVIPLLLVFIPAMLTALGVVREKEMGSILNVYTTPVTKFEFLVGKQLPYIALSLINFAFLFLMAVFLFRVPFTGSLPALAAGALVYVVATTGLGLLASTLTSSQVAAIAGTAIFTLLPAIQFSGLIDPVSTLEGTGRIIGSLYPTTYYLLISEGTFSKGLGLASLAGFFWPLLAAIPVTTILSVLMLRKQGA, from the coding sequence GTGATCCCGGAACCGGAGACGCCCTCCCGGCCGGACCCCGTGGTCCGGCTGACCGGCGTGACCCACCGCTACGGCCGCACCCTGGCCGCGGCCGACGTCTCCCTGGAGCTGCCCGCCGGGAGGATGGTCGGCTTCATCGGCCCGGACGGGGTGGGCAAGTCCACCTGGCTCGGGCTCATGGCCGGGGCGCGCAGGATACAGGCCGGCGAGGTCATGGTCCTGGGCGGGGACATGCGCGACAAGCGCCACCGCGAACGCCTCTTCCCTCGCATCGCCTATATGCCCCAGGGGTTGGGCAAAAACCTGTACCCGACCCTGTCCGTACGCGAGAACATCGACTTTTTCGGCCGGTTGTTCGGCCAGTCCCGGTCCGAGCGCGACCGGCGCATCCGGGACCTGCTCCGCAGCACCGGCATGAGCGACTTCGCGGACCGGCCCGCGCGCAAGCTGTCCGGCGGCATGAAGCAGAAGCTCAGCCTGTGCTGCGCCCTGGTCCACGACCCGGACCTGCTCATCCTGGACGAGCCCACCACCGGCGTGGACCCGCTCTCGCGCCGCCAGTTCTGGGAGCTCATCGAGCGCATCCGGTCCGGGCGGCCGTCCATGAGCGTGCTCATCGCCACCGCCTACATGGAGGAGGCCGAGCGCTTCGACTGGCTGGTGGCCGTGGACGACGGCAAAAAGCTGGCCGAGGGCAGCCCGGCCGAGCTGCGCGAGCGCACCGGGGCGAGCTCCCTGGAGGGGGCCTTCCTGGCCCTGCTGCCCGAGGACCGCAGGCGCGGCCACCACGAACTGACCATCCCGCCCCTGCACAAGGGCGACACGGTCATCGAGGCCGAGGGGCTGACCATGCGCTTCGGCAGTTTCACCGCCGTGGACGACGTCAACCTGTCCGTGGACCGGGGCGAGATATTCGGCTTCATCGGCTCCAACGGGTGCGGCAAGTCCACGACCATGAAGATGCTCACCGGCCTGCTCGAACCGACACGGGGCGAGGCCCGACTCCTGGGCCGCAAACTGGACGCCCGGAACATGGCCACCCGGCGGCGCGTGGGGTACATGTCCCAGGCCTTTTCCCTGTACGGCGAGCTGACCGTGCGCCGCAACCTGGAGCTCCACGCCAAACTCTTCCACCTCACCCCGGACCTGGCCCGCGAACGCATCGAACGGCTCGAGGAGCGCTTCGGCCTCAAGCGCTTCGCCGACGACCGGCCCGACGACCTGCCGCTGGGCATCCGGCAGCGGCTGCAACTGGCCGTGGCCGTGATCCACCGGCCCGACGTGCTCATCCTGGACGAGCCCACCTCGGGCGTGGACCCCGTGGCCCGCGACCGCTTCTGGGAGCTGATCATCGACCTGTCGCGCCAGGACGGGGTGACCATCTTCATCTCCACCCATTTCATGAACGAGGCCCTGCGCTGCGACCGCGTCGCCCTGATGCACGCGGGCCGCATCCTGGACACGGACACCCCGCGCGCCCTTAAGGAGAAGCGGGGGGCCGCCACCCTGGAGGAGGCCTTCATCGGCTACCTCGAGGACGCCTCGGGCGAGACCGGCGAAGCCCCGGCCGGGCAGGGGACCTTCGCCGCCGGAGAGCGGGCCGGGCGCGGGGTGGCCCATCCCCGGTTCAGCCCGGCCCGGCTGTTCAGCTTCACCATCCGCGAGTCCATGGAGCTCAAGCGCGATCCCATCCGGCTGGGCATGGCCCTGTTCGGCACGCTCCTGCTCATGCTGGTCATCGGCTACGGGGTCAACCTGGACGTGAACAACCTGTCCTTCGCCGCCCTGGACCAGGACCAGACCACGGCCAGCCAGAGCTACATCCTGGAGTACGAGGGGTCGCGCTATTTCTCGGTCCGGCCGCCGGTTTCGAGTCCGTCCGACATGGACCGGCGCATGGTCGCGGGCGAACTGTCCGTGGTCATCCAGACCCCGCCGGACTTCGGCCGGGACCTGGACCGGGGCGACGCGCCCGAGGTCGGGGCCTGGATCGACGGGGCCATGCCCAGCCGGGCCGAGATCGCCCGGGGCTACGTCCAGGGCGTGCACAACCAGGCCCTGTCCCGGCTGGCCGCCCGGACGGGCGGATCGGGCTCCCTCTACGGCATGCCCGTGCGCTACCGCTACAACCCGGAGATGAAGAGCATCATCGCCATGGTCCCCAAGGTCATCCCCCTGCTCCTGGTCTTCATCCCGGCCATGCTCACCGCGCTGGGCGTGGTCCGCGAGAAGGAAATGGGCTCCATTCTCAACGTCTACACCACGCCGGTGACCAAGTTCGAGTTCCTGGTGGGCAAGCAGCTGCCCTACATCGCGCTCTCGCTGATCAACTTCGCGTTCCTGTTCCTCATGGCCGTGTTCCTGTTCCGGGTGCCCTTCACCGGCAGCCTGCCCGCCCTGGCGGCGGGCGCGCTGGTCTACGTGGTGGCCACCACCGGCCTGGGGCTGCTCGCCTCCACCCTGACCTCCAGCCAGGTGGCGGCCATCGCGGGCACGGCCATCTTCACCCTGCTCCCGGCCATCCAGTTCTCCGGGCTCATCGACCCGGTCTCCACCCTGGAGGGCACGGGCCGGATCATCGGCTCCCTGTACCCGACCACCTACTACCTGCTCATCAGCGAGGGGACCTTTTCCAAGGGGCTGGGGCTGGCCAGCCTCGCCGGATTCTTCTGGCCGCTGCTGGCGGCCATCCCCGTGACCACCATCCTGAGCGTGCTCATGCTCAGAAAGCAGGGGGCCTAG
- a CDS encoding ABC transporter permease, which produces MGSAFLGSLSNIFSLGIKEFRSLLYDKAMLFLILFMFTGTVYADARAKPESLNRATVAVVDEDRSQLSSRIIAALHPPQFMPPERIDLAEMDKGMDSGQYTFVLDIPPDFQRDVMAGRAPDLQLNVDATRLSQAQTGTSYLQNIVDGEIRAYAQRHQSSAASPIGLNIRVFFNPNVSQFWFAAINSIVNNITLLGILLTGAALIRENEHGTIEHLLVMPVTPLEIMISKVWSMGLVVLVVSSLSLHVMVQGVLGVTLNGSTLLFACCTLLYLFAAASIGIYMATLARTMPQFGLLAILVLLPLEILSGGTTPRESMPQAIQWIMSLAPTTHYVSLAQAILFRGAGPSVIWPDFLGMASIGTFFFWFAHHRLRRMISSLH; this is translated from the coding sequence ATGGGAAGCGCGTTCCTGGGCAGCCTGTCCAACATCTTCTCCCTGGGGATCAAGGAGTTCCGCAGCCTGCTCTACGACAAGGCCATGCTCTTCCTGATCCTGTTCATGTTCACGGGCACGGTCTACGCCGACGCCAGGGCCAAGCCCGAGTCCCTGAACCGGGCCACCGTGGCCGTGGTGGACGAGGACCGTTCCCAGCTGTCCTCCCGGATCATCGCCGCCCTGCACCCGCCGCAGTTCATGCCCCCCGAGCGCATCGACCTGGCCGAGATGGACAAGGGCATGGACTCCGGGCAATACACCTTCGTCCTGGACATCCCGCCCGACTTCCAGCGCGACGTCATGGCCGGGCGCGCCCCGGACCTGCAACTCAACGTGGACGCCACGCGGCTGTCCCAGGCCCAGACCGGGACCAGCTACCTGCAGAACATCGTGGACGGGGAGATCCGGGCCTACGCGCAGCGCCACCAGTCCTCGGCGGCCTCGCCCATCGGTCTGAACATCCGGGTCTTCTTCAATCCCAACGTCAGCCAGTTCTGGTTCGCGGCCATCAACTCCATCGTCAACAACATCACCCTGCTGGGCATCCTGCTGACCGGGGCGGCGCTCATCCGCGAGAACGAGCACGGGACCATCGAGCACCTCCTGGTCATGCCCGTGACCCCGCTGGAGATCATGATCTCCAAGGTCTGGTCCATGGGCTTGGTGGTCCTGGTGGTCTCGTCCCTGTCCCTGCACGTCATGGTCCAGGGCGTGCTCGGCGTGACCCTGAACGGCTCGACCCTGCTCTTCGCCTGCTGCACCCTGCTCTACCTGTTCGCCGCGGCCTCCATCGGCATCTACATGGCCACCCTGGCCCGGACTATGCCCCAGTTCGGCCTGCTGGCCATCCTGGTCCTCCTGCCCCTGGAGATCCTGTCCGGCGGCACCACCCCGCGCGAGAGCATGCCCCAGGCCATCCAGTGGATCATGTCCCTGGCCCCGACCACCCACTACGTCTCCCTGGCCCAGGCCATCCTCTTCCGGGGCGCCGGCCCCTCGGTCATCTGGCCCGACTTCCTGGGCATGGCCTCCATCGGCACCTTCTTCTTCTGGTTCGCCCACCACCGGCTGCGCCGGATGATCAGCTCCCTGCACTGA
- a CDS encoding acyltransferase family protein has translation MDSSTRPAKVEYVNLYLLRLVAILLIVNAHMGEVYPRASMAMGGYLGNSLFYFVSAVGLSLSRSVNLSYLTWLKKRFFNLLLPIVILFALVELNPAKTWDILYNLLIPHSLAQKGNFFTNLVVLYLVFWPLQRLSFRALGWLLAGLMTVPCVLLALHAVPLNPGTSPAQAFFPVSAWMNFVSGMLVARLMQRGRFRAPGAAACAAGAALFVLCMAVHHALGRSSVDLVRLLAMHVNLLTVLALFYATLLANRLSADAPLAAAAKGLSLLSLPVYAIHFKVLHVIRPLDLNPYLKVALIVVVAFILAKLFDLVYSRIRDRGRKLMGLETA, from the coding sequence ATGGATTCCTCGACCCGACCCGCCAAGGTGGAATACGTCAATCTCTATCTGCTGCGGCTGGTCGCCATCCTGCTCATCGTCAACGCCCACATGGGCGAGGTCTATCCGCGCGCGTCCATGGCCATGGGCGGCTACCTCGGCAATTCGCTGTTCTATTTCGTCTCCGCCGTGGGGCTGTCCCTGAGCCGCTCCGTCAACCTGTCCTACCTGACCTGGCTCAAGAAGCGCTTCTTCAACCTGCTCCTGCCCATCGTCATCCTCTTCGCCCTGGTGGAGCTGAACCCGGCCAAGACCTGGGACATCCTGTACAACCTGCTCATTCCGCACAGCCTCGCGCAGAAGGGCAACTTCTTCACCAACCTCGTGGTCCTCTACCTGGTCTTCTGGCCCCTGCAGCGGCTGTCGTTCCGCGCCCTGGGCTGGCTGCTGGCCGGGCTGATGACCGTGCCCTGCGTGCTCCTCGCCCTGCACGCCGTGCCGCTGAATCCCGGCACCTCGCCCGCCCAGGCCTTTTTCCCGGTCTCGGCCTGGATGAACTTCGTGTCCGGCATGCTCGTGGCCCGGCTCATGCAGCGCGGCCGGTTCCGCGCGCCCGGCGCGGCGGCCTGCGCGGCCGGGGCCGCCCTGTTCGTCCTGTGCATGGCGGTCCACCACGCCCTGGGCCGGTCGTCCGTGGACCTGGTCCGCCTGCTGGCCATGCACGTGAACCTGCTGACCGTCCTGGCCCTGTTTTATGCGACCCTGCTCGCCAACCGGCTGTCCGCCGACGCCCCCCTGGCGGCCGCGGCCAAGGGGCTGTCCCTCCTGTCGCTGCCGGTCTACGCCATCCACTTCAAGGTCCTCCACGTGATCCGGCCCCTGGACCTGAACCCCTACCTCAAGGTGGCCCTGATCGTGGTCGTGGCCTTCATCCTGGCCAAGCTGTTCGACCTCGTCTATTCGCGCATCCGCGACAGGGGCAGGAAGCTGATGGGGCTCGAGACCGCCTGA
- a CDS encoding transporter substrate-binding domain-containing protein has translation MLLCTVSNSQARSFDDIVASGTLRVGTTGDYKPFSFDNNGTYEGFDIAVAQSFADRLGLKLELVKTTWKTLMADLKADKYDIGMSGITRTIARQKEARFSQGYVMFGKTILVNRDNVARFKSLADVDVKGVRIGVNPGGTNEKFVKANIRNAEVVMFESNLAIPPAVAVKKVDVMITDSVEALYYAATDANLSAPLADAPFTRAELGYLMPASAERLQDTVDFMMDQMILKGEMADLRQQYLHMTE, from the coding sequence ATGCTGCTTTGCACCGTTTCCAACAGCCAGGCCCGCAGCTTCGACGACATCGTCGCCAGCGGCACGCTGCGCGTCGGCACCACCGGGGACTACAAACCCTTTTCCTTTGACAACAACGGCACCTACGAGGGTTTCGACATCGCCGTGGCCCAGAGCTTCGCCGACCGGCTCGGCCTGAAGCTCGAACTGGTCAAGACCACCTGGAAGACCCTCATGGCCGACCTCAAGGCCGACAAGTACGACATCGGCATGAGCGGCATCACCCGGACTATCGCCCGGCAGAAGGAGGCCCGCTTCTCCCAGGGCTACGTCATGTTCGGCAAGACCATCCTGGTGAACCGGGACAACGTGGCCCGGTTCAAGTCCCTGGCCGACGTGGACGTCAAGGGCGTGCGCATCGGCGTGAACCCCGGCGGGACCAACGAGAAGTTCGTCAAGGCCAACATCAGGAACGCCGAGGTGGTCATGTTCGAGTCCAACCTGGCCATTCCCCCGGCCGTGGCCGTCAAGAAGGTGGACGTGATGATCACCGACAGCGTGGAGGCCCTGTACTACGCGGCCACCGACGCCAACCTGTCCGCCCCCCTGGCCGACGCCCCCTTCACCCGCGCCGAGCTGGGCTACCTCATGCCCGCCTCGGCCGAGCGGTTGCAGGACACGGTCGATTTCATGATGGACCAGATGATCCTCAAGGGCGAGATGGCCGACCTCCGGCAGCAGTACCTGCACATGACCGAATAG
- a CDS encoding TetR/AcrR family transcriptional regulator: MRKRLDSDVRRGQIAEAALKLVVSEGISALTVKNIARQVGVTPPALYRHYAGKTEILAAVVEHISGVYAESRRRVFREAAGPVARLRGLFFSQVRLFERHPAVPVFFYSDLLWREEPSLGERFKRHLEEFADEVSAVIRRGQDEGGIRADEPPERLFVAFLGLFSTLGILAGRGLCHVDMAAQAETNWKIFETYITAADAPSGRAGRERNNCEVVP, from the coding sequence ATGAGGAAGCGTCTCGACAGCGACGTCCGCAGGGGACAGATCGCGGAAGCGGCCCTGAAGCTGGTGGTCTCCGAGGGGATCTCCGCCCTGACGGTCAAGAATATCGCCCGGCAGGTGGGGGTCACGCCCCCGGCCCTGTATCGCCACTACGCGGGCAAGACCGAGATCCTGGCCGCCGTGGTGGAGCACATCAGCGGCGTGTACGCCGAGAGCCGGAGACGGGTGTTCCGGGAGGCGGCCGGGCCGGTGGCCCGGTTGCGCGGCCTTTTTTTCTCCCAGGTGCGCCTGTTCGAGCGTCATCCGGCCGTGCCGGTCTTCTTCTATTCGGACCTGCTCTGGCGCGAGGAGCCTTCCCTGGGCGAACGGTTCAAGCGCCATCTGGAGGAGTTCGCGGACGAGGTGTCCGCGGTCATCCGCCGGGGCCAGGACGAAGGGGGCATCCGGGCCGACGAGCCGCCCGAGCGGCTGTTCGTCGCCTTTCTCGGGCTGTTCTCCACCCTCGGCATCCTGGCCGGGCGCGGGCTGTGCCATGTGGACATGGCCGCCCAGGCCGAGACCAACTGGAAGATTTTCGAGACTTACATCACCGCTGCGGATGCCCCCTCGGGACGGGCGGGCAGGGAACGCAACAACTGCGAGGTGGTCCCATGA
- a CDS encoding HlyD family secretion protein, with product MKRKFGPWLTGIVILIVLGGGAGAWYWLNLNTLEEGFAEGNGRIEATEIDVAAKWGGKVAEVLADEGDYVQAGDVVARMDMQTEKAQVAEAEADLAKAGSALETARAQVYQRQAEVATAQADLARQKSQLDVARKSDKRIQTLVRSGVVSQQDADNSRGDLQTAQAAWRAARAQVKAAEAAAEASKALVAQAQANIKAAQAVVDRLKQVLEDGVLRAPKPGRVQYRVVEPGEVVAAGGKVVSLVDLSDVYMTFFLPEVQAGRTAMGGEARVVLDAAPEYVIPANISFVASVAQFTPKSVETSDERQKLMFRIKARIEPELLRRYARYVKTGLPGVAYVRLDQTKAWPDRLAVHLPEEKK from the coding sequence ATGAAGCGCAAGTTCGGCCCGTGGCTGACGGGCATCGTCATACTGATCGTCCTGGGCGGCGGGGCCGGGGCCTGGTACTGGCTCAACCTGAACACCCTCGAGGAGGGATTCGCCGAGGGCAACGGCCGCATCGAGGCCACCGAGATCGACGTGGCCGCCAAGTGGGGCGGCAAGGTGGCCGAGGTCCTGGCGGACGAGGGCGACTACGTGCAGGCGGGCGACGTGGTCGCGCGCATGGACATGCAGACCGAAAAGGCCCAGGTGGCCGAGGCCGAGGCCGACCTGGCCAAGGCCGGAAGCGCCCTGGAAACGGCCAGGGCCCAGGTCTACCAGCGCCAGGCCGAGGTGGCCACGGCCCAGGCCGACCTGGCCCGCCAGAAGAGCCAGCTGGACGTGGCCCGCAAGAGCGACAAGCGCATCCAGACCCTGGTCAGGAGCGGGGTGGTCTCCCAGCAGGATGCGGACAACAGCCGCGGCGACCTGCAGACCGCCCAGGCCGCCTGGCGCGCGGCCCGGGCCCAGGTCAAGGCGGCCGAGGCGGCCGCCGAGGCGTCCAAGGCCCTGGTGGCCCAGGCCCAGGCCAATATCAAGGCGGCCCAGGCCGTGGTCGACCGGCTGAAGCAGGTCCTCGAGGACGGCGTGCTGCGCGCGCCCAAGCCGGGCCGGGTCCAGTACCGCGTGGTCGAGCCCGGCGAGGTGGTCGCGGCGGGCGGCAAGGTGGTCAGCCTGGTGGACCTGAGCGACGTGTACATGACCTTCTTCCTGCCCGAGGTCCAGGCGGGGCGGACCGCCATGGGCGGCGAGGCCCGCGTGGTCCTGGACGCCGCGCCGGAGTACGTCATCCCGGCCAATATCTCGTTCGTGGCCAGCGTGGCCCAGTTCACGCCCAAGAGCGTGGAGACCAGCGACGAGCGCCAGAAGCTCATGTTCCGCATCAAGGCGCGCATCGAGCCCGAGCTGCTCCGGCGCTACGCCCGGTACGTCAAGACCGGCCTGCCCGGCGTGGCCTACGTCCGCCTGGACCAGACCAAGGCCTGGCCCGACCGGCTGGCCGTGCATCTCCCGGAGGAGAAGAAGTGA